Within Paeniglutamicibacter psychrophenolicus, the genomic segment CCGATCCCATCCACATGGTTGCCCGGAACTCCGGGGTAGGTACGTCCGAAGGAACTGTCCAGCAGTTGATGCCGCTGTCATTCCAAAAGTGGGATCACATGCAAGTGGGCTGTTCTCGTGGCGTGCGTAGGCCAAGGTCCCCACGTCGTAGCGGGTGGCATCGTCGATGAGCTGGTAGATCGTTTTGGTCTTTCCGTTGGGCAGCCGGTATTCGAAGGCGTCGAGCTGCCACAGGGACATGGCGGTGGACCGGACGAAGGGAACGTAGGAGGATTTGGGCCGCTTCCTGGGTGAGGCGTCGACCTGCCCGACGCTGGCGAGCAACCGGTCGATATGGTTGCCACCGAGGGCACCTTGCCGCCGGGGAAGCCGTCCTGGAGGGCTGCGTCGTAGTGGATCGAGCGCGGGCCGTAATCCCAACCATCCGTCTCGAGCCGTTTGCGGATCTTGACCACCTCGTTGATGACCTCGGGGCCATACTGCCTGGACGGCTGCTTCGGGGCACGGGACCTGGGATGCAAGGCGGCGGTGGATTCGCTGGCTGCGCGGGTGCGTATCTTGTAGAACACGCTGCGGGAGACCATGACCGACCTGCAGAACTCGGTCACGTTCAAGGCATGCGGCTGGGTCGGATCGTAGTTGATGATTGCGGCTCGGGCCTGGGGAGAAAGGGCGTTTGTCATGGCACCGAGCCTGTCACCGCCACCTGCCAACACAGTGTGCACGACGTGTTGAGACTTGGTGTCTCCGATGTCATGAGATCGTGTGTCCACGATGTTTTGAGGCAGGACACACGAAGCCTTGAGACTACCTGCCCACGAAGAGACGAGGTCTGGTGTCCACGATGTTGCGAGGTTACACACCGGATCGACCCGCATCCGCTACCCAATGCCTCGTCTATACAGCCCAGCCGCTGGGCCCACGGGCTCCTTAATATCCAGCTAGGTGAACGAAGAGCCCAGCTCCATTTTCGGAGCTGGGCTCTTTCTATATCTCGCGATTCTCGACGAAACGGATACTGGCTTTGGCCAACTATCTTGGAAACTCACACCGGAGCTGCTTACTTCCCGCAGTGGCCTGTTTCAGAAGAGGGCCTAGAAGTCCCAGTCCTCGTCTTCGGTGTTCACGGCCTTGCCGATCACGTAGGAGGATCCGGATCCGGAGAAGAAGTCGTGGTTCTCATCCGAGTTCGGGCTCAGCGCCGAAAGGATTGCCGGGTTAACATCGGTAACCGATGCCGGGAACATGGCCTCGTAGCCCAGGTTCATCAGCGCCTTGTTGGCGTTGTAGTGCAGGAACTTCTTGACGTCCTCCGCCAAGCCGACACTGTCGTAAAGATCGTGCGTGTACTGGACCTCGTTCTCGTACAGCTCAAAGAGCAGCTCGAAGGTGTAGTCCTTCAGCTCCTGCTTGCGCTCTTCGGTGACGCCCTCGAGCTCAAGACCCTTCTGGAACTTGTAACCGATGTAGTAGCCGTGCACGGCCTCGTCGCGGATGATCAGGCGAATCATGTCGGCGGTGTTGGTGAGCTTGGCACGTGAGGACCAGTACATCGGCAGGTAGAAGCCCGAATAGAAGAGGAA encodes:
- the nrdF gene encoding class 1b ribonucleoside-diphosphate reductase subunit beta; translated protein: MTEKLKLASHVEAINWNRIQDDKDVEVWNRLVNNFWLPEKIPLSNDVQSWGTLTEAEKLLTMRVFTGLTLLDTLQGTVGAVSLIPDALTPHEEAVYTNIAFMESVHAKSYSSIFSTLASTKEIDEAFRWSTENVNLQKKAQIIEGYYYGEDPLKRKIASTLLESFLFYSGFYLPMYWSSRAKLTNTADMIRLIIRDEAVHGYYIGYKFQKGLELEGVTEERKQELKDYTFELLFELYENEVQYTHDLYDSVGLAEDVKKFLHYNANKALMNLGYEAMFPASVTDVNPAILSALSPNSDENHDFFSGSGSSYVIGKAVNTEDEDWDF